The Nodularia sp. LEGE 06071 genome has a segment encoding these proteins:
- a CDS encoding dynamin family protein: MQQQSEGYRNLADSLKSASALLNLEFRSSLNQDIITVCNHLVNPSFRIAVFGPFNHGKSTLLNAILGTRTLPIDLIPTTGAMITVKYGSDVRTRIILVDGTEVVRSGTEILQQFAILDGNRQMRKDVAAVEVFYPHPLLKTGVEFIDLPGTNDREAQDNLVKEKLLSVDLVVQLLDARKLMTLGERENLRDWLSDRGIKTVIFVANFLNLLEPEEQKQVQNRLLFVAESFRTDLPPGFSNLYRVDALPALRARLKGDVAAASSSGLVAFETALQNIVSILQQNSGGVRLPRVQAIASQIEVSLKAKIDPLLDEVTAINEKQNKEIVIKEKAANVISQGFTKTVKELSDWLQLPNLLKKYQTDGAIALAENKFNTWQTESIKKDLKELRLAVIKWLYDAYDFFKEQRPEDLLILFPNQPQIPLPPKPGKTDELSEPGSIAVGGGIGWLLGGPLGAAVAGSISYLLNKKIQEQDDQLAKESYHQQVAKLCIQAMEDYLSNFSNQGLSILAEYEQKADQVIRFTVTPEKPEVTQKRADLQKLQNSFNQLLRELEKSKIPLNYQPYAEIPKNQDTNRVYIPKRERVTSTPEKTQTQTRVESPKQQVSPPPKASPRPQEVDAKFRNWEVEEEIAQMKAEMRSPGSQNRQQQQTQNKQASNPPKTQAEKDKIARAYRILKLEPSASLAEVKQAYKTLVKKCHPDLFVNQPQLQKQALEKMRLINEAYDILADNYK; the protein is encoded by the coding sequence CATTACTAAATTTAGAATTTCGGTCATCATTGAATCAAGATATTATTACTGTCTGCAATCATCTAGTTAATCCCAGTTTTCGCATTGCGGTTTTTGGCCCTTTTAATCATGGTAAGTCTACTTTATTAAATGCTATCTTGGGAACTCGCACGTTACCAATTGATTTGATTCCCACCACAGGCGCAATGATTACTGTTAAATATGGTTCAGATGTGCGGACTCGCATCATTTTGGTAGATGGTACAGAAGTTGTTCGCAGTGGGACAGAGATTTTACAGCAATTTGCTATTCTTGATGGTAATAGACAGATGCGAAAAGATGTCGCTGCTGTGGAAGTGTTTTATCCCCATCCGCTTTTGAAAACTGGTGTAGAATTTATCGATTTACCAGGAACAAATGATCGAGAAGCACAAGATAATTTAGTTAAAGAGAAACTTTTAAGTGTAGATTTAGTAGTTCAGTTACTAGATGCGCGCAAGTTAATGACTTTAGGTGAACGAGAAAATTTGCGCGATTGGTTATCTGACAGGGGAATTAAAACAGTTATTTTTGTGGCTAATTTTCTGAATTTATTAGAACCTGAAGAACAGAAACAAGTCCAAAATCGCTTGCTATTTGTGGCGGAAAGTTTTCGTACAGATTTACCTCCAGGTTTTAGTAATTTATATCGGGTTGATGCTTTACCTGCTTTACGCGCTAGATTAAAAGGTGATGTAGCAGCTGCTAGTAGTAGCGGTTTAGTAGCATTTGAAACTGCGTTGCAGAATATTGTGAGTATTTTACAACAAAATAGCGGTGGTGTAAGGTTGCCAAGGGTGCAAGCGATCGCATCTCAAATTGAAGTATCATTAAAGGCTAAAATTGACCCCCTTTTAGATGAAGTTACCGCCATAAACGAGAAGCAAAATAAAGAAATTGTTATTAAAGAAAAGGCTGCTAACGTAATTAGTCAAGGTTTTACCAAAACGGTAAAAGAGTTATCTGATTGGCTACAATTACCTAATTTACTAAAAAAATATCAAACTGATGGTGCAATTGCATTAGCAGAAAATAAATTTAATACTTGGCAAACAGAAAGTATAAAGAAAGACTTGAAGGAGTTAAGGCTAGCTGTAATTAAATGGCTATATGATGCTTATGATTTCTTCAAAGAACAAAGACCAGAAGATTTATTAATTCTCTTTCCTAATCAACCGCAAATACCCCTACCACCAAAGCCAGGTAAAACTGATGAGTTAAGCGAACCGGGTTCAATTGCCGTGGGTGGTGGTATTGGTTGGTTATTAGGTGGACCACTAGGTGCTGCTGTAGCTGGGAGTATTTCTTATTTATTAAATAAGAAGATTCAAGAACAAGATGACCAATTAGCTAAGGAATCTTATCATCAGCAGGTTGCTAAACTTTGTATTCAAGCTATGGAAGATTATTTATCTAATTTCAGTAATCAAGGTTTATCAATCTTGGCTGAGTATGAACAAAAAGCTGATCAAGTTATTCGCTTTACAGTCACCCCAGAAAAGCCAGAAGTTACTCAAAAGCGTGCCGATTTACAGAAATTACAAAATTCTTTTAATCAGTTATTGCGTGAGTTAGAAAAATCAAAAATACCTTTAAATTATCAACCTTATGCAGAAATACCCAAAAACCAAGATACTAACCGTGTATATATTCCCAAACGGGAGAGAGTGACTTCCACACCTGAGAAGACGCAAACACAAACCAGGGTAGAATCTCCAAAACAGCAAGTTTCCCCACCTCCTAAAGCTTCTCCTCGTCCCCAAGAGGTGGACGCAAAATTTCGCAATTGGGAAGTTGAAGAAGAAATAGCGCAGATGAAAGCAGAAATGCGTTCTCCTGGTTCTCAAAATCGCCAACAACAGCAAACCCAAAATAAACAAGCATCTAACCCACCCAAAACCCAGGCGGAAAAAGATAAAATTGCTCGCGCTTATCGCATTTTGAAATTAGAACCTAGTGCTTCTTTGGCTGAGGTGAAACAGGCTTATAAAACTTTAGTGAAAAAATGCCATCCTGATTTATTTGTAAATCAGCCACAATTGCAAAAACAGGCGCTGGAAAAGATGCGGTTAATTAATGAGGCTTATGATATTTTAGCAGATAATTATAAGTGA
- a CDS encoding Uma2 family endonuclease, which yields MQSPLNILTVAEYLEAEKSSDIRHEYIGGQVFAMAGASEEHNLISGNILTILRPHLRGSSCRAFISDMKLKVKVQNADIFYYPDILVTCDPEDKERYFKTHPSLIIEVLSDSTETTDKREKRINYQTLDTLQEYVLVYQNQIKVEVYRRELSGSWSMQILGKDDKLRLDSIGLNLTMTDIYEDVNIIRNS from the coding sequence ATGCAATCTCCTCTAAATATTCTCACAGTTGCAGAATACCTAGAAGCCGAAAAATCCAGCGATATTCGTCATGAATATATAGGCGGACAAGTCTTTGCAATGGCGGGTGCTAGTGAAGAACACAACCTCATATCAGGTAATATTCTCACCATATTACGTCCTCATCTTCGCGGAAGTTCCTGTCGTGCTTTTATCTCAGACATGAAACTTAAAGTCAAAGTACAAAATGCCGATATATTCTACTACCCTGATATTTTAGTCACCTGTGACCCCGAAGATAAAGAAAGATATTTTAAAACTCATCCTAGTTTAATTATCGAGGTTTTATCTGACTCAACAGAAACCACAGATAAACGAGAAAAACGCATTAATTACCAAACTCTAGATACCTTGCAAGAATATGTCTTAGTTTACCAAAACCAAATCAAAGTAGAAGTTTATCGCCGAGAACTTTCGGGTAGCTGGTCAATGCAAATTTTGGGTAAAGATGATAAATTGCGTTTGGATTCTATTGGGTTGAATTTGACAATGACAGACATTTATGAAGATGTGAATATAATTCGTAATTCCTAA
- a CDS encoding Uma2 family endonuclease, with translation MLSSPLILHFPSSMPMTDEQFFEFCQENRDLRIERNKCGEISIMPPTGSETGNRNFNIAGQLYVWAEQDNTGICFDSSTGFKLSTGAERSPDASWIKLARWNQLTSEQKQKFAPICPDFLIELRSASDNLQPLKDKMVEYMQEAEIQLAWLIDRKHRRVYIYRPGQPEECLENPDTVSGEPVVSGFVLKMDKIW, from the coding sequence ATGCTTTCATCCCCTTTGATATTGCATTTTCCCTCATCAATGCCCATGACAGACGAACAATTCTTTGAGTTCTGTCAAGAAAACCGCGACTTACGCATTGAGAGGAATAAATGTGGAGAAATCTCAATTATGCCGCCCACAGGTTCAGAAACAGGAAACCGCAACTTTAATATAGCTGGACAGTTATATGTTTGGGCAGAACAAGACAACACGGGTATTTGTTTTGATTCTAGCACAGGGTTTAAACTATCAACAGGTGCAGAGCGATCGCCTGATGCTTCCTGGATAAAATTAGCCAGGTGGAATCAACTCACATCAGAACAAAAACAAAAATTTGCCCCTATTTGTCCAGATTTTCTGATTGAATTAAGGTCAGCATCTGATAACCTGCAACCATTAAAAGACAAAATGGTAGAATATATGCAGGAAGCAGAAATCCAATTAGCTTGGTTAATTGACCGTAAACATCGCCGAGTTTATATTTATCGTCCTGGACAACCAGAAGAATGTTTAGAAAATCCTGATACTGTTAGCGGCGAACCCGTTGTATCAGGATTTGTTTTGAAGATGGATAAAATTTGGTAA
- a CDS encoding peroxiredoxin: MTLRLGDTVPNFTQASTHGDINFHEWAGDSWVVLFSHPADFTPVCTTELGTVAKLKPEFDKRNVKAIALSVDDVDSHNGWVGDIEETQGTALNYPILADADKKVSDLYDMIHPNAAANITVRSVFVIDPNKKLRLSFTYPPSTGRNFDELLRVIDSLQLTDDYSVATPADWKDGEDCVIVPSLKDPEVLKEKFPKGYKEIKPYLRMTPQPNK, translated from the coding sequence ATGACTCTCCGTCTTGGTGATACAGTACCCAACTTTACACAAGCCTCTACACACGGCGATATCAACTTTCACGAATGGGCGGGTGACAGCTGGGTAGTGCTGTTTTCTCACCCTGCTGACTTCACGCCTGTTTGTACCACAGAATTAGGCACAGTTGCCAAACTGAAGCCAGAATTTGACAAGCGTAACGTCAAAGCGATCGCACTCAGTGTAGATGATGTTGACTCCCATAATGGCTGGGTAGGAGACATCGAAGAAACTCAAGGAACTGCTCTCAATTATCCCATTCTCGCAGATGCAGACAAAAAGGTTTCTGACCTTTATGACATGATTCACCCCAACGCAGCTGCAAACATCACAGTGCGTTCCGTATTCGTTATCGACCCCAACAAAAAACTGCGTCTTAGCTTCACCTATCCCCCCAGCACCGGACGCAACTTTGATGAACTATTGCGAGTAATTGATTCTCTGCAATTAACAGATGATTACAGCGTAGCCACACCAGCTGACTGGAAAGATGGAGAAGACTGCGTAATTGTACCCTCATTGAAAGATCCCGAAGTTCTCAAAGAGAAATTCCCCAAAGGTTACAAAGAAATCAAACCTTATTTGCGGATGACACCTCAACCTAACAAGTAA
- the hpsP gene encoding hormogonium polysaccharide biosynthesis glycosyltransferase HpsP, with protein MKILQIIPSISLVYGGPSQMVIGLASALAKENVEVTILTTDSNGDSGQKSLDVTLNCPVKQDGYEIIYFRCAPFRRYKFSLDLLKWLKVHACEYDLAHIHALFSPVSSAAARVCHQQKLPYILRPLGTLDPADLRKKKQLKQIYAGLIERRNLADAAAIHFTSEQEAKISERFGVITRDLVIPLGVIPPEKIANQENLVRNKLGIPPDSPLVLFMSRIDQKKGLDLLIPALEQLLESECNFHFVLAGTNSQDPDYEQKIKAQIANSLLRSQTTITGFVSGELKASLLQAADLFVLPSYYENFGIAVAEAMVAGIPVVISDQVHIWQQVRDSKSGWVGATEVEAFVELIREALQNPQECQQRGINAQKYALEYFSWSAIARQIIQAYQKIITD; from the coding sequence ATGAAAATTTTACAAATTATTCCTTCTATTTCTCTGGTTTATGGTGGTCCCAGTCAAATGGTAATTGGGCTGGCTTCTGCTTTGGCGAAAGAAAACGTAGAAGTTACGATTCTCACAACTGATAGTAATGGTGATAGTGGACAAAAATCTCTGGATGTGACTTTAAATTGTCCAGTGAAACAAGATGGTTATGAAATTATTTATTTTCGTTGCGCGCCATTTCGTCGCTATAAGTTTTCTCTGGATTTACTAAAATGGTTAAAAGTTCACGCTTGTGAATATGATTTGGCACATATTCATGCTTTATTCTCTCCGGTAAGCAGTGCGGCGGCTAGGGTCTGTCATCAGCAAAAGCTACCTTATATTTTGCGTCCTTTGGGAACTCTTGATCCGGCTGATTTACGCAAGAAAAAGCAATTAAAACAGATTTATGCTGGACTTATTGAACGGCGTAATTTAGCTGATGCAGCAGCAATTCATTTTACAAGTGAACAAGAAGCGAAAATATCAGAACGCTTTGGGGTAATCACACGAGATTTGGTGATTCCTTTGGGTGTGATTCCCCCGGAAAAGATAGCAAATCAGGAGAATTTAGTACGCAATAAATTGGGAATACCGCCAGATTCGCCTTTAGTGTTGTTTATGTCGCGCATTGACCAAAAAAAAGGCTTAGATTTGTTGATTCCAGCTTTAGAACAGCTTTTAGAGTCTGAGTGCAATTTTCACTTTGTTTTAGCTGGGACAAATTCTCAAGATCCAGATTATGAGCAAAAGATTAAAGCTCAGATTGCCAATTCACTATTGCGATCGCAAACTACGATTACAGGCTTTGTCAGTGGTGAGTTAAAAGCTAGTTTACTACAAGCTGCTGATTTATTCGTTTTGCCTTCTTACTATGAAAATTTTGGGATTGCTGTCGCTGAGGCTATGGTAGCAGGTATACCCGTGGTTATTTCTGACCAGGTGCATATTTGGCAACAGGTGCGTGATAGCAAGTCGGGTTGGGTAGGTGCAACAGAGGTAGAAGCTTTTGTCGAATTAATTAGAGAAGCTTTGCAAAATCCCCAAGAATGTCAGCAACGGGGAATAAATGCCCAGAAATATGCTTTAGAGTATTTTAGTTGGAGTGCGATCGCGCGTCAAATTATCCAAGCCTACCAAAAAATTATCACAGATTAA